The following proteins are co-located in the Pseudomonas synxantha genome:
- a CDS encoding TonB-dependent receptor: MLVPRLTPISLGLSVLLSVGFANATTVLPATSINAEADEDDPRVKETSTATRTATSVRYVPQAIDSVKTESLRSYGTNDLGQALSGIPNVSSGADTRFDSLRIRGFDASNDFYLDGIRDDSQYVRDLHNIERIEVLKGPAAVLYGRGGQGGIVNRVSKLPTQGLKSSIEAQGGSNDLRSLYADLSTDPTDTISLRLNMGNQDNNSFRDGVSGNRQLFAPSMSWQLTPELNWLVQYEYSRYNRTPDRGIPGVNGRPADVSRSTTYFDSGDYIDDTSQSLRSKLAYELNANWQLRHTLGVFKLDSDFDNTYQTGYDPKTNTVTRQHWQQDLTTRNVFNNLELEGGFDTFGLEHRLLTGIELGSQRRDPKLYSATAVNRGGQAVPGLDLNQPNRHLSHTGSMSVSSNNHTEVESRALYVQDQLRLNDQWQLLGGLRYDRFEVDTTSKLLNTQQNVKSHSTSPRVGLVWTPLEHHSFYASWSKTFTPAGGGLIGITPNAAGGANDLSPELTKQKEIGVKSDWLDDRLSTTLAVYELELYNRRTSDPLDRTITLLTGLQRSRGVELTATGKIVDNWYVRGGVGLQDAKVEKDNNGFEGKRISDVAKRNASLFITWKPEMGWYAETGLTLVGDRYADNLNTVVLPGYGRWDALAGFRQKEWDIRAALNNIADKNYYASATSAAQIQPGEPRSLVVTGTYSF, from the coding sequence ATGCTTGTCCCGCGCCTGACGCCCATTTCCCTAGGGCTCTCTGTTTTGCTGTCTGTCGGTTTTGCCAATGCGACCACGGTATTGCCTGCAACCTCGATCAACGCCGAGGCTGACGAAGACGACCCACGCGTCAAGGAAACCAGCACCGCCACTCGCACCGCCACTTCTGTGCGCTACGTGCCCCAGGCCATCGATTCCGTGAAGACCGAAAGCCTGCGCTCCTACGGCACCAACGACCTGGGCCAGGCGTTGAGCGGCATCCCTAACGTCAGCAGCGGCGCCGACACGCGCTTCGACAGCTTGCGCATACGCGGTTTTGACGCGAGCAACGATTTCTATCTGGACGGCATCCGCGACGACAGCCAGTACGTGCGCGACCTGCATAACATCGAGCGCATCGAAGTGCTCAAGGGCCCGGCTGCGGTGCTGTACGGGCGCGGCGGCCAGGGTGGGATCGTCAACCGCGTCAGCAAACTGCCTACCCAGGGGCTGAAATCCAGCATCGAAGCCCAAGGCGGCAGCAATGATTTGCGCAGCCTGTATGCCGACCTGAGCACCGATCCGACTGACACCATCAGCCTGCGCCTGAACATGGGCAACCAGGACAACAACAGCTTTCGCGATGGGGTCAGTGGCAACCGCCAGTTGTTCGCACCGTCGATGAGCTGGCAGCTCACCCCTGAGCTGAACTGGCTGGTGCAATACGAATACAGCCGCTACAACCGCACGCCGGACCGCGGCATACCCGGGGTCAACGGGCGCCCGGCCGATGTAAGCCGCAGCACCACTTATTTCGATAGCGGCGATTACATCGACGATACATCCCAGTCCCTGCGTTCCAAGCTCGCCTATGAGCTCAACGCCAACTGGCAACTGCGCCACACCCTCGGAGTGTTCAAGCTCGACAGCGATTTCGACAACACCTACCAGACCGGCTACGACCCGAAAACCAACACCGTCACCCGCCAGCACTGGCAGCAGGACCTGACCACCCGCAATGTGTTCAACAACCTTGAGCTGGAAGGTGGTTTCGACACCTTCGGCCTGGAGCACCGCCTGCTCACCGGTATTGAGCTGGGCAGCCAGCGCCGCGATCCGAAGCTGTACTCCGCCACCGCCGTCAATCGAGGCGGCCAGGCCGTGCCGGGCCTGGACCTCAACCAACCCAATCGCCACCTGAGCCACACCGGGAGCATGAGCGTTTCGAGCAACAACCACACCGAAGTCGAAAGCCGCGCCCTGTACGTGCAGGACCAACTGCGCCTGAATGACCAGTGGCAGCTCCTGGGCGGGCTGCGTTACGACCGCTTTGAAGTGGACACCACCAGCAAGCTGCTCAATACCCAGCAAAACGTGAAGAGCCATAGCACCAGCCCACGCGTCGGCCTGGTGTGGACGCCGCTGGAGCATCATTCGTTCTATGCCTCGTGGAGCAAGACCTTCACACCCGCAGGCGGCGGCCTGATCGGTATCACGCCGAATGCGGCCGGCGGCGCCAATGACCTGAGCCCCGAGCTGACCAAGCAAAAAGAAATCGGCGTGAAAAGCGACTGGCTCGACGACCGCCTGAGCACCACCCTGGCCGTGTACGAGCTGGAACTCTACAACCGCCGCACCAGCGACCCGCTGGACCGCACCATTACCCTGCTCACAGGCTTGCAACGCTCACGCGGCGTGGAGCTGACCGCCACCGGCAAGATCGTCGACAATTGGTACGTACGCGGCGGCGTGGGGCTGCAGGACGCCAAGGTGGAGAAGGACAACAATGGCTTTGAAGGCAAACGCATCAGCGACGTAGCCAAGCGTAATGCCAGCCTGTTCATCACCTGGAAGCCCGAAATGGGTTGGTACGCGGAAACCGGCTTGACCCTGGTAGGTGATCGTTACGCCGACAACCTCAATACCGTGGTGCTGCCGGGCTATGGGCGCTGGGACGCACTGGCCGGGTTCCGTCAGAAGGAATGGGACATAAGGGCGGCGCTCAACAATATCGCCGACAAAAACTACTATGCCTCGGCGACCAGCGCGGCGCAGATTCAACCGGGAGAGCCGCGTAGCCTGGTCGTCACCGGTACCTACAGTTTCTAA
- the aguA gene encoding agmatine deiminase — MTTLHSTPRADGFHMPAEWAPQTQTWMIWPERPDNWRLGGKPAQAAHVAVAKAIARFEPVTVAVSAGQYENARARLDVPNIRLVEMSSDDAWVRDTGPTFVINDSGEVRGVNWDFNAWGGFDGGLYSPWNRDSQVGGKILEIERAPRYRTEGFVLEGGSIHVDGEGTLITTEECLLNRNRNPHLDRAAIEAVLSDHLAVDKIIWLPDGLFNDETDGHVDNFCCYVRPGEVLLAWTDDPQDPNYARCHAAMDVLQNSTDAQGRSFIVHKMPIPGPLYATEEECAGVDPVDGSQERNPTVRLAGSYVNFLIVNGGIIAPSFDDPLDSQAKQILQNLFPQHEVVMVPGRELLLGGGNIHCLTQQQPAPQRN; from the coding sequence ATGACCACCCTGCACAGCACCCCTCGCGCCGATGGCTTCCACATGCCTGCCGAATGGGCGCCACAGACCCAAACCTGGATGATCTGGCCTGAGCGCCCTGACAACTGGCGCTTGGGCGGCAAGCCGGCGCAGGCAGCCCATGTGGCCGTGGCCAAGGCCATTGCCCGCTTTGAACCGGTGACCGTTGCAGTTTCCGCCGGCCAGTACGAGAACGCCCGTGCGCGCCTGGATGTGCCCAATATCCGCTTGGTGGAGATGTCCAGCGACGATGCCTGGGTGCGGGACACCGGCCCGACGTTCGTGATCAACGACAGCGGCGAAGTGCGTGGCGTGAACTGGGATTTCAACGCCTGGGGTGGTTTCGACGGCGGCCTTTATTCGCCGTGGAACCGTGATTCCCAAGTGGGTGGCAAGATCCTCGAGATCGAACGGGCGCCGCGCTACCGTACTGAAGGCTTTGTGCTTGAAGGCGGTTCGATCCATGTGGACGGCGAGGGCACCCTGATCACCACCGAAGAATGCCTGTTAAACCGCAATCGCAACCCGCACCTTGATCGAGCAGCGATCGAAGCAGTGCTCAGCGATCACCTGGCGGTGGATAAGATCATCTGGCTGCCGGACGGCCTGTTCAACGATGAAACCGACGGCCATGTGGATAACTTCTGCTGCTACGTGCGTCCGGGTGAAGTGTTGCTGGCCTGGACCGATGACCCACAAGATCCGAACTATGCACGCTGCCATGCGGCCATGGATGTGCTGCAAAACAGCACCGATGCCCAAGGCCGCTCGTTCATCGTGCATAAAATGCCGATCCCGGGGCCGCTGTACGCCACTGAGGAGGAGTGCGCCGGTGTCGACCCGGTGGACGGCAGCCAAGAGCGTAATCCGACCGTGCGGTTGGCCGGTTCCTACGTCAACTTCCTGATCGTCAACGGCGGCATCATCGCGCCGAGTTTCGACGACCCGCTGGACAGCCAAGCCAAGCAGATCCTGCAGAACCTGTTCCCCCAGCACGAGGTGGTGATGGTGCCGGGGCGTGAACTGTTACTGGGAGGCGGCAATATCCATTGCCTGACTCAACAACAGCCAGCCCCGCAGAGAAATTGA
- the rfbB gene encoding dTDP-glucose 4,6-dehydratase: protein MRILITGGAGFIGSALIRHLIQHTEHEVLNLDKLTYAGNLESLASIASNSRYEFVQADIIDQATVSAILARFQPDAIMHLAAESHVDRSIDGPSDFIQTNIVGTYSLLEATRAYWQKLAEPAKSAFRFHHISTDEVYGDLHGVDDLFTETTPYAPSSPYSASKAASDHLVRAWQRTYGLPVLLTNCSNNYGPFHFPEKLIPLVILNALAGKPLPVYGDGLQVRDWLFVEDHARALLKVVTTGVVGETYNIGGHNEQKNIDVVRGICALLEELAPQRPAGVEKFTDLITFVKDRPGHDQRYAIDASKIERELGWVPEETFETGLRKTVQWYLDNLEWCRRVQDGSYQGERLGNTDAKDLIA from the coding sequence ATGCGCATTCTCATCACCGGCGGCGCCGGATTTATTGGCTCGGCCCTGATCCGGCACTTGATTCAACACACCGAGCATGAAGTGCTCAACCTGGATAAGCTGACCTACGCCGGCAACCTCGAGTCGCTAGCCAGTATCGCGTCCAACAGCCGCTATGAGTTCGTCCAGGCCGATATCATCGACCAGGCCACCGTGAGCGCCATACTTGCTCGCTTCCAGCCTGACGCCATCATGCATTTGGCGGCTGAATCCCACGTCGACCGTTCCATTGACGGCCCGTCGGATTTTATCCAGACCAATATCGTTGGCACCTATAGCCTGTTGGAGGCCACCCGGGCCTACTGGCAGAAGCTGGCAGAACCGGCGAAGAGCGCGTTTCGTTTCCACCACATCTCCACTGACGAGGTCTACGGCGACCTGCACGGCGTGGACGATCTCTTCACCGAGACCACGCCTTACGCCCCCAGCTCGCCGTATTCCGCGAGCAAGGCGGCCTCAGACCACCTGGTACGCGCCTGGCAGCGCACCTATGGCCTGCCGGTGCTGCTGACCAACTGCTCGAACAACTACGGGCCGTTCCACTTCCCCGAAAAGTTGATCCCACTGGTCATCCTCAACGCCCTCGCGGGCAAGCCGCTGCCGGTGTACGGCGATGGCTTGCAGGTGCGTGACTGGCTGTTCGTCGAGGACCATGCCCGCGCGCTGCTTAAAGTGGTAACCACTGGGGTTGTGGGCGAAACCTACAACATCGGCGGCCATAACGAGCAGAAGAACATCGACGTGGTACGTGGCATTTGCGCCCTGTTGGAAGAGCTGGCGCCACAACGCCCAGCCGGCGTAGAAAAATTCACCGACCTGATCACCTTCGTCAAGGATCGCCCGGGCCACGACCAACGCTACGCCATCGATGCCAGCAAGATCGAGCGCGAGCTGGGCTGGGTCCCGGAAGAAACCTTCGAGACCGGACTGCGCAAGACCGTGCAGTGGTACCTCGATAATCTGGAATGGTGCCGCAGGGTCCAGGATGGCAGTTATCAAGGTGAACGATTGGGCAACACTGACGCAAAGGATTTGATCGCATGA
- a CDS encoding sensor histidine kinase, which translates to MTPPLARRPRWRSLALLALCLAPLLWPLEHLAERYYRSELAGQNRQTLDLYVANLLGTLHRYEVLPQILGDLPALRTALDAPQVSTNLANANLLLKDVAAQAGVEVMYLMDTTGKTLAASNWDKQDSFVGRNFSFRPYFSEAMAGRLGRFFGLGTTSAKRGYFFAAAVRDGDTIIGVLVVKVDLDHTESLWGNTPEQLLVTDHNGVVILTSRPQWRFRATRPLTTEERQAIIAIQPYPTRDPQPLSLSSSAWLRQSTAIAETGWNVEILAPRSLINRPVRTVMAVGGAALLVLMLLLGLIMQRRRHYLERIAFEAKARRELEMRVAERTSDLEGLNRRLKQEVLEREHAQQELVRAQDDLVQAGKLSALGTMSASISHELNQPLAAIRSYAENAEILLDHERTNDARGNLKLISELTGRMASIIAHLRAFARRDRHAPESVALQPALDDALALLAKRRRSMEVELIRDLPEATLWVQAGETRLRQVLGNLLANALDALTEKGPPRKLWLSAETTAQGVNLYIRDNGPGFCLEALGRASEPFYTTKTRTQGLGLGLAICDTLMRAFGGELLFANHKEGGALLTLKLRAGSPGVSLQPSEDRSV; encoded by the coding sequence ATGACTCCACCCCTTGCGCGAAGACCCCGCTGGCGCAGCCTTGCCCTGCTGGCATTATGCCTGGCACCGCTGTTGTGGCCACTGGAGCACCTGGCCGAGCGCTATTACCGCAGCGAACTGGCCGGGCAGAATCGCCAGACCCTCGATCTCTATGTCGCCAACCTGCTGGGCACCCTGCACCGCTACGAAGTGCTGCCGCAGATCCTCGGTGACCTGCCGGCGCTGCGCACCGCGCTGGACGCGCCCCAGGTCAGCACCAACCTGGCCAACGCCAACCTGCTGCTCAAGGACGTCGCCGCCCAGGCCGGGGTGGAAGTGATGTATTTGATGGACACCACCGGCAAGACCCTGGCCGCGTCCAACTGGGACAAACAAGACAGTTTTGTCGGACGTAATTTTTCCTTTCGTCCGTATTTCAGCGAGGCCATGGCCGGGCGCCTGGGGCGCTTTTTCGGCCTGGGCACCACCTCGGCCAAGCGCGGCTACTTTTTTGCCGCCGCGGTACGTGATGGCGACACGATCATCGGTGTGCTGGTGGTGAAGGTCGACCTGGACCACACCGAGAGCCTCTGGGGTAATACCCCGGAACAACTGCTGGTCACCGACCACAACGGCGTGGTGATCCTCACCTCACGCCCACAATGGCGATTCCGCGCCACGCGGCCACTGACCACCGAAGAACGCCAGGCCATCATTGCCATCCAGCCCTACCCGACCCGCGACCCGCAACCGCTGAGCCTGAGCAGCAGCGCCTGGCTGCGCCAATCCACGGCCATCGCCGAGACCGGTTGGAACGTGGAAATCCTCGCACCGCGCTCGCTGATCAATCGCCCGGTGCGCACAGTGATGGCCGTCGGTGGTGCCGCGCTGTTGGTGCTGATGCTGTTGCTGGGCTTGATCATGCAGCGCCGCCGGCATTACCTGGAACGTATCGCCTTCGAAGCCAAGGCCCGCCGCGAGTTGGAAATGCGCGTGGCCGAGCGTACCAGCGACCTGGAGGGCCTCAACCGGCGCCTGAAACAGGAAGTGCTGGAACGTGAGCACGCCCAGCAGGAACTGGTGCGCGCCCAGGATGACCTGGTGCAGGCCGGCAAACTTTCGGCACTGGGGACCATGTCAGCAAGCATCAGCCATGAACTGAACCAACCGCTGGCGGCGATTCGCAGTTATGCGGAAAACGCCGAAATCCTGCTCGACCACGAACGCACCAACGATGCCCGCGGCAACCTCAAGCTGATCAGCGAATTGACCGGGCGCATGGCTTCGATCATCGCCCACCTGCGCGCCTTCGCCCGTCGCGACCGCCACGCACCGGAGAGCGTGGCCCTGCAACCGGCGCTGGACGACGCCCTGGCGTTGCTGGCCAAGCGGCGGCGCTCGATGGAAGTGGAGCTGATCCGCGACCTGCCGGAGGCAACCCTGTGGGTACAGGCCGGTGAAACCCGCCTGCGCCAAGTGCTGGGCAACCTGTTGGCCAATGCCCTCGACGCCCTCACCGAAAAAGGTCCGCCGCGCAAACTCTGGCTGAGTGCCGAAACCACTGCACAGGGCGTCAACCTGTACATTCGCGACAATGGCCCGGGCTTTTGCTTGGAAGCCCTGGGCCGCGCCAGCGAGCCGTTCTATACCACCAAGACGCGCACCCAGGGCCTGGGCTTGGGCCTGGCGATCTGCGACACCCTGATGCGTGCCTTTGGCGGTGAACTGCTGTTCGCCAACCACAAGGAAGGCGGCGCGCTGTTAACCTTGAAATTGCGTGCCGGCTCGCCGGGCGTCAGTCTGCAACCGTCCGAGGACCGCAGTGTATGA
- the rfbA gene encoding glucose-1-phosphate thymidylyltransferase RfbA: protein MMKGIVLAGGSGTRLHPITLGVSKQLLPVYDKPMIYYPISVLMLAGIKDILVISTPVDLPQYRNLLGDGSQFGVRFSYAEQPSPDGLAQAFIIGEEFIGDDPVCLILGDNIFHGQHFSDQLRGAAERPSGATVFGYWVKDPERFGVIDFDQEGRALSIEEKPLKPKSHYAVTGLYFYDNDVIKIAKAVKPSPRGELEITDINNAYLQRGDLHVERFGRGFAWLDTGTHDSLLEASTYVQTIEHRQGLKVACLEEIAYENGWIDRDYLLERAKYFGKTGYGQYLYMLAGNTK from the coding sequence ATGATGAAGGGCATTGTATTGGCCGGCGGTTCCGGCACCCGCTTGCACCCCATTACCCTGGGCGTGTCCAAGCAGCTGTTGCCGGTGTATGACAAGCCAATGATCTACTACCCGATCTCGGTGCTGATGCTGGCGGGGATCAAGGACATCCTGGTGATCTCTACCCCAGTGGATCTGCCGCAGTACCGTAACCTGCTGGGCGACGGCAGCCAGTTCGGTGTGCGCTTCAGCTATGCGGAGCAGCCTTCGCCGGATGGCCTGGCGCAGGCATTCATCATTGGTGAAGAGTTCATTGGCGATGATCCTGTGTGCTTGATCCTGGGGGATAACATCTTCCACGGCCAGCATTTCAGCGATCAATTGCGCGGCGCAGCCGAACGCCCTTCGGGCGCTACCGTCTTCGGTTACTGGGTCAAAGACCCAGAGCGTTTCGGTGTAATCGACTTCGACCAAGAAGGCCGTGCCCTGTCCATCGAAGAAAAACCGTTGAAGCCAAAGTCCCACTACGCCGTGACTGGCCTGTATTTCTACGACAACGACGTGATCAAGATCGCCAAGGCGGTCAAGCCATCGCCACGCGGCGAGCTGGAAATCACTGACATCAACAATGCCTACCTCCAGCGCGGTGATCTGCACGTAGAGCGATTCGGCCGCGGGTTCGCCTGGCTGGATACCGGCACCCACGACAGTCTGTTGGAAGCCTCTACCTACGTACAGACCATCGAACACCGCCAAGGCTTGAAAGTAGCCTGCCTGGAAGAGATCGCCTACGAGAACGGCTGGATCGACCGAGACTATCTGCTGGAGCGCGCCAAATACTTCGGCAAAACCGGCTATGGCCAGTACTTGTACATGCTCGCCGGGAACACTAAATGA
- the rfbC gene encoding dTDP-4-dehydrorhamnose 3,5-epimerase, with amino-acid sequence MNVTATELPDVLIIQPKVFGDERGFFYESFNAREFEKASGLQLQFVQDNHSRSQKGVLRGLHYQVEHAQGKLVRVTAGEVLDVAVDIRRSSPHFGKWTSVRLSAENNRQLWIPPGFAHGFVVLSDYAEFLYKTTDYYTPSAERCIRWNDADLNIDWQLNGTPTLSAKDQNGANLKDADLFL; translated from the coding sequence ATGAATGTAACCGCCACTGAGTTGCCCGATGTATTGATCATCCAACCCAAGGTTTTTGGCGATGAGCGCGGCTTTTTCTATGAGAGTTTCAATGCTCGTGAGTTTGAAAAAGCCAGCGGGCTGCAACTGCAATTTGTGCAGGACAACCACTCACGCTCGCAAAAGGGCGTGCTCAGGGGCTTGCACTATCAGGTAGAACACGCCCAGGGAAAACTGGTGCGTGTGACGGCTGGCGAAGTCCTGGACGTGGCGGTGGATATCCGCCGCAGCTCCCCGCACTTCGGCAAATGGACCAGCGTGCGACTGTCTGCCGAAAATAATCGCCAGTTGTGGATCCCACCGGGTTTTGCCCACGGTTTCGTGGTGCTGAGCGATTACGCCGAATTCCTCTACAAGACCACGGATTACTACACGCCCTCTGCGGAGCGTTGCATTCGTTGGAACGACGCGGATCTCAACATCGATTGGCAGCTCAACGGCACACCGACGCTGTCCGCCAAGGATCAAAACGGTGCAAACCTGAAAGACGCGGACTTATTCCTGTGA
- the rfbD gene encoding dTDP-4-dehydrorhamnose reductase: MTASLKILITGQHGQVSQELQQRLQGLGELIVLGRDQLDLANADLIRQQVRAHRPGLIINAAAHTAVDLAESEPDAAFAINAVAPGILAEEAKALGIPLIHYSTDYVFDGSKPAPYTENDTPNPLGVYGQSKLAGERAIAAVGGQYLILRTSWVYSSHGKNFLLTMQRLLQEKPQMRIVADQIGAPTWAGTIANSTRLLIEQWQAGKAGEWGVYHLTAQGETSWFGFAEAIGAQLRADGKACAELEPIPSSAYPTPAKRPLNSRLDCKRLQQQWQVSQPQWQDALQECLAQQH, translated from the coding sequence GTGACGGCTTCCCTGAAAATCCTCATCACCGGCCAACACGGCCAAGTCTCCCAAGAGCTGCAACAGCGGCTCCAGGGCCTGGGCGAGCTCATCGTCCTGGGCCGCGATCAGCTGGACCTTGCCAACGCCGACCTGATCCGCCAACAGGTACGCGCCCATCGCCCCGGCCTGATCATCAACGCGGCCGCGCACACCGCCGTTGATCTGGCCGAGAGCGAACCGGACGCAGCCTTTGCCATCAACGCTGTCGCCCCCGGCATCCTAGCCGAGGAAGCCAAGGCATTGGGCATCCCGCTGATCCACTACTCGACCGACTACGTGTTCGACGGCAGCAAACCTGCCCCGTACACCGAAAACGACACGCCAAACCCATTGGGTGTCTACGGCCAGAGCAAGCTGGCAGGCGAGCGGGCGATTGCTGCCGTGGGTGGCCAATACCTGATTCTGCGCACCAGCTGGGTGTATTCCAGCCACGGCAAGAACTTCCTGCTGACCATGCAACGCCTGCTGCAGGAAAAACCGCAGATGCGCATCGTGGCCGACCAGATCGGTGCGCCGACCTGGGCGGGGACCATCGCCAACAGCACCCGTTTGCTGATTGAGCAGTGGCAAGCCGGCAAGGCCGGGGAATGGGGCGTCTATCACCTGACCGCCCAAGGCGAAACCTCGTGGTTCGGCTTCGCCGAGGCCATTGGCGCGCAGCTGCGGGCCGACGGGAAAGCCTGCGCCGAACTGGAGCCGATCCCTTCCAGCGCCTACCCGACCCCCGCCAAGCGCCCGCTGAACTCGCGCCTGGACTGCAAGCGGCTGCAGCAGCAATGGCAGGTCAGCCAGCCGCAGTGGCAGGACGCATTGCAAGAGTGTCTTGCACAGCAGCACTAG